The sequence below is a genomic window from Nitrospirota bacterium.
GCTCTTTGCCCTCTCAAGGACATCTTTTGTGATGTAGAGCGCTGAATACGCCTCTGCTCCGTGGTATGAAGGATAATCGCCGTAGAGCTTTTTATATTTTTCCGCAAATTCACTTGCGCCAGGATATTTCGCCATTGTGCACCAGAGTGTTGCTGTTACGACATACTCAGCCGCGTCCTTCGCGTTGTCGACAAATTCAGGTATCGCAAAGCCTGCCGCGCCGCCTGCAAAGAGTTTCGCGTCGACCCTCAGTTCCTTGATCTGTTTCATCAGCAGGGACGCGTCCATGACATAAGAGACCATGTAGATCATATCAGGCCTTTCCGCCTTTACCTTGGTAAGGATCGGCTTGAAATCAACAGCGCCCTTTTCATATTTTTCCTTCACCAATACCTTCATGCCTATCTTCTCCGCCTGTTTTGCCATGTCATCTGCGCCGGAGGTCCCGAAGTCCGAGCTCTCATAGAGGATAGCGATGGACTGCGGTTTAACGACCTCTTTCAGGAAAGACACAAGCCCTGTGGCGTAGTACGCGTTTGACGGGTTCATGCGGAAGACATATTTATAGTTCTGCTGTGTAATTGAATCGTCCGCGCCGGTCACTACAAGGTAGGGGACCTTCCTTTCATTTGCCACGGCGGCAACCGCCTTTGAGCTTGAGGAACTGTATTCGCCGATTATCACAGGCTGCTTTTTAACATCGATCAGCTTTTCCACTATCGACCTCGAGATCTCAGGCTTGCCCTGCGAATCCTCAAACGTCAGAACAACCTTCCTGCCTTTAATGCCGCCTTTCGCGTTGATCTCTTCAGCGGCGATCTCATACGACTTCTTTTCCATCTCGCCGAACTTCGCCTGCGCCCCGGTCAGGGGAAGCGGGATGCTTAATTCGAGATTTTCAGCCGCAAACACGTCAACTGCGAATAGACATGCAATAAAAAACAGAAGTATGACGAACGACAAACGTTTCATGATGTCCTCCTTGAGGTTTTTTTGATGGTCTTATAACGGATTAATATCACAAATTGGACGCTATTGCAATATCAATTCCTCTACAGTTGAATTGATATTTAAGATCTTTCTGCTGAAATGAAAGTCTGCTACAGAATTTCTATAATCGACAAACGGCATATTACATTTTTTGCTTCAGGGCAAATAGTATTTGTGCCTTTAACTCTATGCTCTCCGCTCTTTGCTCTCTGCTTTTATAAGGTGTCGTATAGAAATTCCTCCACAGCCTTCCATTTCAGCAACCATTGGAACAGAGTTCCCCATAAGTAGGTCCATTTGAATATTTTCATTCCCGCTTGTATTATAGAAAAGCTGATAAATTGTTCTGAGAGGTTTAGATTATGAAAAAGGTTTTACGACTTGGCTTGCCCAAAGGAAGCCTGCAGGAATCAACACTGAAGCTTTTCAAGAAGGCCGGATACAATGTGTCCGTTGACGCGCGTTCATATTATCCTGTTTTTGATGACATAGAAATTCAGGCCTTGCTCATCAGGGCGCAGGAGATGGCGCGTTATGTGGACGACGGAGTGCTCGATGCCGGACTGACCGGAAAGGACTGGATACTGGAACAGGGCGCTGACGTTCATGAGGTCGCAGAATTGAATTACGCGAAGGGCGGGTTGAGGCCTGTTAGATGGGTTGTCGCTGTCCCGAATGATTCAAAGATAAAAAGCATCAAAGACTTAAAAGGCAAGCGCATTGCAACGGAGCTTGTCTGTTTCACGAAAAAATACCTCAAGTCGCAAGGGGTCAAGGCGGAGGTTGATTTTTCCTGGGGCGCGACAGAGGTGAAGCCGCCTTATCTTGCCGACGCGATCGTAGAACTGACAGAGACAGGTTCTTCTCTAAGGGCAAATAATCTAAGGGTGATAGAGACCATTCTTGTATCAAGCACAAGGTTCATCGCCAACAAAAAGGCCTGGAAGGACAAATGGAAAAGGCAGAAGATGGAGAATATCGTGCTTTTGCTGAAGGGCGCTCTTTCCGCTGAAGAAAAGGTCGGTCTCAAAATGAACGTGCCTGAGAGATCCATGAAGAGGGTGATGACCCTCCTTTCCGCAATGCATTCCCCGACAATTTCCCAGCTCTCGGACAAAGGCTGGTACGCCCTTGAAGTTGTGATCGACGAAAAGACCGTGCGCGACATCATTCCAAAACTCAAGGCGGTCGGCGCGTCAGGTATCATCGAATATCCGTTAAATAAAGTTATACCGTAGTTTTAATTTTGCAGGGGCTTTCATGAAAGGCCCTGCATTTTTCATGGTCCAATGGCAAAGCGTCTTATGAAAATAATCCTTCTGATTATCTTTGTCATACTCATCCTGCATTTTTTCTTCCGCGAATATATCGAGAGACGCATGCTGTATCACGCCGTGAATAAAATTGAAGCCACCCCCAAAAGCATTGACCTTGAGTATGAAGACGTTGTCCTGACGACAAAGGACGGCGTTCAGATCGCCGGGTGGTTTATTCCTGCGGCAAAACCGAGGGCCACAATATTGTTCAGCCACGGCAACGGGGGAAACATCAGCCACAGGCTTGAGAAGATAAGCATGTTCAATTATCTCAACCTGAACGTCCTCATCTTCGACTACCGGGGCTACGGGATGAGCAAAGGCAGGCCGTCTGAGGAAGGACTCTATCTTGATGAAGAGGCAATGTATGATTACCTGGTGAATAAGAAAGGGTCCATTCCGCAGGAGATCATTGCATACGGTGAATCCCTCGGCGGGGCGGTTGCGATCGATCTGGCAGGCAAACATGAATTAGGCGGGCTGATCATTGAAGGGACTTTTACGTCAATAAGAGATATGGCAAAGAAGTTTTTTCCTTTTGTCCCGCCCTCGGTCATTAAAAGCCGGTATGACTCGCTGGGGAAAATAAAGAACATCAGTATCCCTAAATTGATCTTCCACAGTGTTGATGACGATATCGTCCCCTTTGAGCAGGGTAAAAAGCTTTTCGACGAAGCGTCCGGGCCGAAAGAGTTTGTCCAGCTTCAGGGCGGGCACAATGACGCCTTTCTTGTTTCGCAAGAGCTGTTCATGGGGAAAATAGATTCGTTTACGGGCCGGATGTGAGGGATGTTTTTTTTAATTTGTGACGGAGATTACAAAAATAAATCGTCTCAAGCTGTAATATTAAAGAAAGTTTATTGTCATAACATTTTTTTTGAAAAGGTAAATTCATTTAGTTAGAGGCAAGTCAGAACTATTTAAGCATCGGGGAACGTTTAAGATACAGTGAAGTCATTAAATTTTTTCATCGTCATACTTGCTGCATCCTTTTTCACAAGCGCCTGCGGAGGCGGCGGTGGAGGAGGCAGCAGCAGTGCAAATACTGTTACACAGCCCGAAGGATACACTGTCAGCGGGGCGGTCAATGCGTCCGCAGGCTCAGCGGTAGACAGTGATGTAAATGATCCCGGAGCGCCTTATTCATCCAACGATAATTTTGACAGCGCGCAGGCCATTTCCAATCCGGTCACATTAGGCGGTTATGTAAATGTGGCAGGGCTCGGTCCAGCCGGCAGATCATACGAATCAGGGGACGTCTCGGATTTTTTTAAAGTCACTCTTGCCGCAGGTCAGACAATAACGCTCATCATCGCCAGTCATGCGGCAGCCGACCTCGACATGTATTTGTATAACGAGGCCCAGGCCCCGGTGGATTCATCTCAAAATACAACTCAAACGGAATCTTTGACCGTAGCCTTGCAAGGCGACTACTACATAGAAGTTCGCGCTTTTAACGGCGCCTCTAACTATACTCTTTCAATAGGCCAGGGCGGTCCATTGCTTGCGGCCGGGACCCCAAGCCTGAGCGATGAATTTGTCCCCGGGGAATTGATCGTAAAATTTAAGGACCAGATGCTGTCCAAAGGAAATGCCGCCGGGACACAGGCAAGCGTTCAATCACTCGGGCTGGTCCATAAACAAGGCGAACGGGGACGGGCGATGCTAATGAGTATCGGGGATGAACAGCAGAGGCAGGCCGCATTTAAAACACCCGGCATTAAAAGAAGTGAAGGCGTTTCAGCCGTTACTGATAATGAGATAAAACGCAAGAAGGACACCCTCGAGATAATAAAGGCGTTGAGAAAGCGTCCCGACATTCTGTATGCCGAACCCAACTACATCCGCCGCGCGTATGCCGTGCCGGATGACACATATTATTCAAGACAGTGGCATTACTCTTTAATAAATCTCCCTTCCGCATGGAACATAACAACAGGCAGCAGCAATGTGACAGTAGGCGTAATTGACACCGGCATCCTCCTTAACCATCCTGACCTTCAGGGGCAGGTCGCCGGCGACGGCTATGATTTTATCAGCGATCCTGCCATGTCGCTTGACGGAGACGGGATTGACAGCAGCCCTGCCGATCCGGGAGACCAGTCCAATCTCAACGGCAGCAGCAGTTTTCACGGGACACATGTGGCAGGCACAATTGCCGCGCTTTCAAACAACGCTACAGGTGTTGCGGGAATTGCATGGGGCGTGAAGATAATGCCTTTGCGCGTTCTCGGTAAATCCGGCGGCACATCCTTTGACATACAGCAGGCAGTGCTTTATGCCGCAGGGCTTTCCAATGCTTCCGGTACAGTGCCTGTTAAGAAAGCGGACATTATTAACCTCAGTCTTGGCGGCGGAGGGGCCTCGCAGTCCGAGCAGGAGGTCTTTACCCAGGCGCGAAACGCGGGGGTCATTATCGTTGCCGCGGCAGGCAATGAGAACAGCAGCACGCCTTCTTATCCCGCGTCATATGACGGAGTGGTTTCGGTCAGCGCGGTGACTATAGACAAAAGCAGGGCCTATTATTCCAATTTCAATTTGTCTGTGGACATCGCCGCTCCCGGCGGAGACACGAGGTCGGACAATAACGGGGACGGCTATCCTGACGGGGTATTAAGCACGAGGGGAGATGACTTACAAAACCCTTTTCAATATACATATGAATTTCTCCAGGGGACATCAATGGCTTCTCCGCACGTGGCGGGTGTTGCCGCGTTGATGAAATCCGTAAATTCAGGACTGACCCCCCCTCAGTTCGACAGTCTGCTTGCAGGCGGACAACTGACTGAAGATCTGGGGGAGCCCGGAAAAGATAATCAGTTCGGCTATGGTTTAATAAACGCCTACAAGGCAGTCGGAGCCGCAGGCAATATCCCTTTGGCCCCTGTTCTCGTTGTCAATCCCGCATCCCTTAATTTCAGCACCTCCCTTGACAGAGTGATACTTTTAGTCGAAAACGCAGGCGGAGGGACTCTTGTCGTTAATGGCCTGTCTGATGACGCGGTCTGGCTTACGGTAAGCGAACTGAGCGTAGACGCAAACAAACAGGGCGCTTACAACATAACGGTCAACAGGAGCGGCCTTCCTGACGGCACATATACGGCTTCCATTACAGTTGCTTCATCGGTAAATCCTGTAACAGTGCCTGTCATCATGCAGGTCAGTAATACCGGAGCTGCCACCAATGCGGGTCATCACTATGTTTTATTACTGGACCCTGACACTAATGCTACAGTGAAAGAAGCTGAAGCAAGCGCTGACAACGGCGTATACAATTATGCCTTTACAGGGGTCACAGGCAATACATACCGCATCCTGGCAGGCACTGATTTCGACAATGACGGTTTTATCTGTGACACGGGAGAAGCCTGCGGTTCATATCTGACCTTGGACCAGCCCGTTTCGGTTACTGTTAACGGTTCTCTGACAGGCCTTGATTTTTCCACCGGTTTCAACCCGGTTTATTCAGTGTTGTCCTCCTCCGGTATGCGGCGTAATGTTTCAAAACAAATTAAAAGGTGATTTGATGCCGCGCATTATTAGATTATTTGCAGTGTACCTGCTTGCCTTATTGCTTACGGGCTGTTTTCATCACGTGATGAGCAGTCAGGGAATGACTATCAACGCCTCTGGCATTTACAGCAGCTCCATATGCAACACCTTTGAGAGTGCACCCGCTGCAACTTTGATCTCTGATGCTGAAGCTTATTCCAGGATATACGGCAGATTGCGCAAACACATTATCGGAATTGAAAACGACAAAGCCCCAGAAGTTGATTTTACCGCTGAAAACATATTGCTTGTTGAAATGGGACAGCGCTCTACTGCCGGCTATGAGATCAGACTTGCTGAAAATACCGTATCTGTGAGCAATGCTATTGCCGATGTTAAAATTTCATGGATCGAACCAAGGGAAGGCCATGTCACAGCGCAGGTCATAACGAGCCCCTGCGTTATGATCAAACTGCCGAAGGGCAATTACTCGCACGTAAGAATATCAGACCGGAACAACAAGGTGCGGGTGGAGCTTGATATCCCCGGCGGGAAATAAGAGCAAGAGGCAAACCAGCTTCGCTTTTATTTGAATAACCCTTTCAGTAGATCTCCAACAGGTTTCCCCTCTTGCTCAGTGCTACCGCCATTGCCCTTGTCTTTTTTGAAGAGCTTGTCCAGCGCCTTATCAATCTCTTTCTCGATTACACGCCCCCCCGCTTTTGCAATATCAACAGTGTAGATGGGATTTGAAAAAGTCCCGGTGATCTTCAGTGGGATATTGCCCCAGCCTTTGTCGTCCTTTATATATTTCGCAACACCGGACCCCATTGCCTTTTGGGTTAGACGGGGGGAGAGTTTAAGATCAACAGCGAGATCGAGGGTTTCATTAAGGCCGATGTTGCCCGAAGGGTCCATTGCGATATCGTCCGAGGAGAAGACGCTTTCAAGATGGGCTACGCTGTTTCTGACGGTCACTCTCCCGTTTGCCTGTTTCAGGTTTATTGTCTCCAGCTCTTTTATGTTGAGAAACTGCGACAGCCTCCTGGTTATTTGAGCGCCCGTGATCTTTCCGTCTTTGATATTAAAATCTCCGTCGGCGATTAAATTCTTTTTGATAGTTTCAGACGCTGTGCCTGAGCCGTTTAATTTTAGGTTCAAAGAAAGGAGCCCGAAGACCGTGCCCTTTGCCTTCGGGGAGAAAGAGTTTACAACTTCGTCCGCGTGAAGGGAATCAATATTGGCTGAAAGGTTGTAAGTGTATCCCGGCTTTGAAAGGTCAATCGCGCTGTTTACATTTAATTTTCCTTTTCCTGCAACGGCGGACATTTTTGCTATCTCAAGTTTACTGTCTTTGAGCAGGTACTTAGTGTGAAAATCGTTCATCGTCAGGTCCCTGTACTTCGCGGAGGATATTTTTATTTCCCCGTTGGATTTCAGGGTATCAAATTTTTTGGGCATACCTGTTATCTTAAGGTCCGCAGAATAATTTCCCGACAGGACCAGCCCGTTCATGTCAACGACAGACGCAAGCAGTTTTTGTAGATCAGCGGACTTTGTGCCCGACATCGAAACGGCAATATTGATATCGGGTTCCTTCCTGAGGTTTTTGATATCACCGGTTATCGAGACGGGCACCTCCTGTATTTTAAGGTCTGCTTTATCTATGCGGATATCACCGGATGCGAGATTTACGTCCGCCGCGTATTTCAGCGCCGCATTTAAACTTCTGATGGGTTTTCTCGAAGGTGTCCCGAAAATAATCTCATCAAGCTTCAGATCAATATTCCCGGTAGAAGATAATTGTGTCCCGTCAGCGCTATTAATATTTGAATCAATTGCAAAAGAACCTTTTATATCGGGCAGCGCCTTTGTCGAATCAACAAAGGCAAACCCGGCATCTTTGATCGAGATATTCTTTGCGAGCAGGGAGATCGGGAGCCCTTTTGCCTCCGCTGCCTGTTTCTCTTCTTTGACCGCATGCGGCTTCTCTTTTTCCCCGATGCCCTCAAAATTGAAGCTGCCTTTAACATCACGGATGATCCTGATCTCAGGAGACAATAATTTCAGTTCATCAACGATCACTTTTTTGGAAAGCAGAGGCAGCAGCTGGAATTTAAGGATGAAATCTTTACATTTTACGAAATCAGTTTTCCCATCCGTCTCTTTTATTGCAAGGTCTTTTACGTCAATGCCTTTGAACAGGCTGATGTTTATTTGGCCGATGCTTACCTTCCGGTTTAATGCCTGCTCAGCATACGGCACGAGAAAGGCTTTGACTTTTTCCGGCGTGACGTAGGTTTTAATAAATACTACAAATGAAATAATAATGACTGCTGTTACGGCAATAATTATTGTCAGGATTTTCTTCATGGTCCCTCCTCGGCACTATAACTTTACCACTAAGCAGAGGCCTGTTCAAGAGAAAACGTCTTGGCTGCCGCTCAGTGCAGCGGCAGCCAAGATGTAATAATATTTATTTCATCATTATGTTAATTGACACGGGATGAATTTAGTGGTAATGAAATTATGTAGACATGAAAAACGAAAAGGTGTTTAAAATGGGAGCCAGAGGTTTTGACAGGATAAATGTACTGATTGATGTAAAGATCAATTGTCACAATAGAAGTTATGACGGCACAGTGACAAACCTCTCCGAGAACGGGATGCTTATAAGGACACATCAAATAACTTCTCTTCGGAACTCGCATGTCGAGGTCTCTATTCCTTTAAGGGAAGAGATGTTACATCTTTCAGGCAGGCTGGTCAGACAGGAAGATATCAGCGGTTATTACAATGGCATTGGTGTTGAGATTATAAATCCGCCGCAGAAATACCTGGATTTTATTGACAGCCTCATAGCTGTGCTGTAACCAGTGAATGTTTCAAGCGAGTAAATTGCAAACTTACGGCTTGGCTGTGTCAACATATCCGTTGCCTTTTATGTAATGTTCGAGATCAGTAATGGTAAGTTTCTGGTCCGCCATAATTGCCCGCGCTATGTCTCCGAACGTCAACAGGCCGGCCAGGTTGTTGCCTTCATACACAGGCATATGACGACAGTGCGCGGCTGTCATCAGGGCCATGCATTCTTCAATCGACTTTTCGGTTGTTATTGAGTAAACGTCTTTCGTCATCAAATCGCCGACAAGTGTCTCCTGCGAAGATTTCCCTTTCAGGACCACCTTGCGGGCGTAATCACGTTCGGAAAGAATGCCCGCGACTTGCCCTCTCTCGATAACAAGCAGAACGCCGATATCTTTTTCAGCCATAATCTCAAGAGCTCTGTATGCCGTCTCGTTGGGGTGGATTGTCCAAAGAGTTTCGCCCTTTGTTTTTAAAACATCTTTGACCTTCAACATAATTCCCCCTCCTTATTAATTTTAGTTAGGTGAAAAGCAAAACACCGGACCGTCACATGAATATTCTGCGGCAGTCCGGTGTCAAAGAAAGCGTACATTGTACTAACCTCCAATTGTCCCGCGTCTAATAACAATGCGTGAATTATTCTATTACAGTTGTGTGCATCTGTCAAACATTCAGGTCCCATGGACCGGCCATAGTCCCTTCCGGTTTCCTGTTTATACGTGCCAGGTTTTATCCTTAAGTTTCAGCATGTTAACGTGCTGAAAAAATATTTAAGTTTTCTATTAAAAAACCGATATAAAATATAAAAGGATGACAATATTATTAACAAGACAGTGAGGTTTAGGCTTATGGACAGCAATCTGCACAGGACATTCAACGACGAAGTAAACAGGTATAAAAACGCGCTTCTTTTCTACGCAAGGAAATGCGACTGGGACACATTTAAGGTCAATGCCGGAAGGCTTTTTGATTATGTTGAATCAATCGAGATGTCAGAGATTGAGAGGCGGTTTTACAATATATCCAAGGTAATAGTAATGGCGCTTTTTATAGTTGTAATTTTTATCCTCAAGATGGACCAGAACTTGTCCCCCGGCATCACCCGTCTTAAGGATTTTGTAGTTATAATAGCGGTGGCGGGCGGCAGTTTTGAAATTTATTTCCTGCTTAACTTTAAAATGTATATGAAAAACAAAATTAGACGCTACAAGAAAAGAAGAGAAAGATTTATAATGGCCATAGAGCAGGATTTCAAGGAGATAGTTGTTCAACTTGAGACGTAGCCGCAAGATATTTTTCCATCTTTCCTGGAAAGAGTGTATTAATATTCTGCAATAAATAAACGCAGGGTTTCCCTAAATGAGAAGCAATTCCCCAATTAAGGATGATTGAGGTTTCTTGATTTATTGTTTTACAATATGTTGTATGTGGCATCTAAATTGCAGACATGTCTTCCTCGAATACCATTGGTATTAAATAAAACCTTTGAGAAAGGAGGAAAAGACATGAAAAGATTTTTAGTGACTTTAACAGTAGTAATGGCAATGCTGGTTGTACTTACTTCTTGCGCAAAACAGCCCACAGAAGATATGAACGCTTCAAAGGCATCAATTGATGCCGTGATAGCAGAGGGTGGTGAAAAGTATGCGAACGCGGAAGTAAAACAGCTCAATGACGAACTGACCGCTGCTTTGGATGAAGTAAAGGTTCAGGACGGCAAGTTCTTCAAGAACTACGACAAGGCAAAAGAGATGCTTGCTAAAGTAAAAGGCAGCGCTGATGCTTTGAAGGCTGAGATCCCGGCAAGAAAAGAAAAAGCCAAGAATGACGCCACTGCAGCATTAGAAGCTGCAAAGACCGCTGTGAATGATGCAAAGACACTGTTAGGCAAGGCACCGAGAGGAAAAGGCTCAAAGGCTGACATCGAAGCATTGAAAGCTGATGTAGCAGGCCTTGAAGCATCCTTGACAGAAGTCGAGAGCATGATCACCAGCGAAGACTATTTTGCTGCAGCTGACAAAGCAAACGCAGCAAAAGACAAGGCAGCGCAGGTAGCGGAACAGATCAATCAGGCTATCGCAAAGAAGAAATAAGGGAATGCAATTACGGTTTGTTCAAGGCATAACATCTACGTTTTTTCTTATATGCCTTGGCATTCTCTACGGATGTAATTCTGCACCAGTTCCTCCAGAAGTTGCGATTGCGGAAACGCAAGAACACGAACTCTGGAGGGCTGGTGCAGAAATTTATACGCCCACGGAATACAAGGCATACAAGTCAGTCCTGAGAAACGGAAAAGACAACCTCATTAAAGAGCAGGGCAGGTTTTCATGGTTCAGGGATTACGAATCCGTTCAGAAGGAATTCAGCGGTATCCTTTCAACCGGCAACAACCTCCTCAGTAAGATCCAGGATTATAAAAGGACAAAAACTTCTGTCATAGCAGGGCAGATCGTATTTTATCAGGGCAAGCTTGACACCCTGAAAAAACTGACTTCTCTCATTAATGAAGGCAGGGTTTCGAGACGGCAATTAATGACAGCGGAGTTGCTCCTGGCCGAAGTCCAGAGGCTGGCTGAAAAGGGTAAATATCAGGAGGCTGAGAGAAAGCTGAAGGTCATCCCTATATATACCACATCGGCAACCGAGGCCATCACCCCCGTGCTCAACAGGTATGCCGACAAAGAACAGATAGCAAAATGGCGCACGTGGGTAAACGAGACTATCGCGTTATCGAAGGAAAAAGGAATTCTTTCAATTTTTGTGAGTAAGATCGACAGGAAAATGGTCGTTTATAGAAATGGGGTCCCGTATAAAACCTATTCGGTAGGACTCGGTAAAAACGGTTTTCACGATAAACTCTACGCCGGCGACCTCGCAACCCCTGAGGGTAAATACCGCGTCGTTAAGAAACAGTGGAGGAGCAAATATTACAAGGCACTGCTTATAAATTATCCCAACGAAGAAGATCTAAGGCAATTTGCGAGGGCCAAGAGGAAAGGCATCATCCCCGCGAGGGTCGGCATAGGAAGTCTTATTGAAATACACGGAGGCGGCACAGAGGGAATGACATACGGCTGTATCGCAATGGACAATAAACATGTGGATGAACTTTTCGATCTGGTGGATGTGGGGACTCCCGTGACAATTGTCGGAGCGATCGATTTTGACAATATCATATCATCAACAATAAAGGACCTCTAAAAATAAAATGAAACAGTCATACCGGCAGCTCAGCGCGGGCGGGCTTGACAACAGCCTTGCAAACCCCGCTTCTCACGGGAGTTTTTATCATAGTAAGAAGAAAATATTTCTCGCCGTCCTGTTTATAATTGTGTTCGCTTTTGCAGCGCTGGAGGCAGCCGGCTTTTATCTCTCAAAACGCGGCGCCGGTGCGGCAGATGCAAAGTCTTCAACTGCTCCACAGGCAAAGAAACCTAACCTTAAAAAGAAGATTGCCGCACTTTCTCCAAAGGGGACTTATCTCGTGATTGATACAGCCAGGAACAGGCTTTACGTAAGAAAGGGAGACACCACCTTAAAAGAGGTTGTGGTCTCAACAGGCAGCGGCAGTATACTTAACGACCCCAAAGGCGACAGGCAGTGGATATTTGACACTCCAAGAGGCGAACGTACAATCCAGTCAAAGACAACAAATCCCGTATGGACCAAGCCCGACTGGGCGTTCATTGAAGAAGGGGAGGATGTCCCCAAGAGCTTCAAGGACAGAGTTGAAAAAGGCGTTCTCGGAGATTACGCATTTCATCTTGGCGACGGGTACATGCTTCACGGCACTCTTTATACAAGACTGCTTGGACGTAACGTAACACATGGCTGCGTCAGGATCGGAGACAAAGACCTTAAAGAACTTTATGACACAATCCCGCCGGGCACAAAGGTGCTGATCTTTTAGCATGAAAATCTCCCGGACTTTCCCCTTTATTTTTCTACTTGTAATTTTCTCATGCGTAAATGCGATGGCCCAGGGCGCTTCCGTCACAGAGGATGACACACGTCTGCTTGAATCGGAATTGTCATTAGCTAAAAAAACAAACATATATTTTATATTCAACCTGAAAAGCAAAGAGATATCATTAAAAGCGCGCGGTGTTGTGCTTAAAGAAATGAAGATCGACGATGTGAAATTCTGGGGCACTTTTGTTGACGCGGGGCCGCGGCCCTTAGTCAGGAAGAGCGCATTATTTAAGGAACCAAAAAGGGTAAATATTGATCCAAACAAAAACAAAGAAGAAGAAACAAGCGTTGATACAACCACCACTACCCCCGCGCCTGCAAATCCCGCAGCATTTGATATCGAGGCCCTGGAGCTTAAAGATATGCCGGGGAACTACGACCTGGAATTCCGTGAAAGGATCTTCATATCGGTCAGGCAGAAGGGGACAGGCTTTCTCGGAAAGCTCTACAGCGCTGGAAGCTACGCCGGCTGGTATGTATCTCGCCCGCTCCTTACGATATGGAATACGATCAAAGACAGGCCGTATACTTCCATCTATCTAATATTAAACGAAGAGGACGCCCGCTCGGTCTACTGGTCTTTAGTGGAAAACTCGGACAATATCATATACTACCCGTAAGACTCATTTTCAGATCATTTCCCCTTTTTCTTCACCGGCATTTCCTGCTGCACGCAGGTTAACATGACCTGGTAGCTTCCGCCTGTCGAGTCTGAAAGTTTCCGGCAGCGCTTCTCCACTTCCGGGGGAATGTTCATTTCAGCAAGCTGGTCCTTTGCGCTTCGTTCCTGCTGGATACACTGATACACTGCCTCATTGTCCGCGTCAGGGCCTCCCAATATCTTCCGGCAATATACCTCAATATCCGAAGGGGCGAACAGGCCCTTTTGGGTCCCCGCGCATCCTGCTGTTAGAAGAAATAATATAAACAGGACCGGTAGTGTTCTCATAGAGG
It includes:
- a CDS encoding CBS domain-containing protein is translated as MLKVKDVLKTKGETLWTIHPNETAYRALEIMAEKDIGVLLVIERGQVAGILSERDYARKVVLKGKSSQETLVGDLMTKDVYSITTEKSIEECMALMTAAHCRHMPVYEGNNLAGLLTFGDIARAIMADQKLTITDLEHYIKGNGYVDTAKP
- a CDS encoding L,D-transpeptidase family protein, with the translated sequence MKQSYRQLSAGGLDNSLANPASHGSFYHSKKKIFLAVLFIIVFAFAALEAAGFYLSKRGAGAADAKSSTAPQAKKPNLKKKIAALSPKGTYLVIDTARNRLYVRKGDTTLKEVVVSTGSGSILNDPKGDRQWIFDTPRGERTIQSKTTNPVWTKPDWAFIEEGEDVPKSFKDRVEKGVLGDYAFHLGDGYMLHGTLYTRLLGRNVTHGCVRIGDKDLKELYDTIPPGTKVLIF
- a CDS encoding L,D-transpeptidase, with product MQLRFVQGITSTFFLICLGILYGCNSAPVPPEVAIAETQEHELWRAGAEIYTPTEYKAYKSVLRNGKDNLIKEQGRFSWFRDYESVQKEFSGILSTGNNLLSKIQDYKRTKTSVIAGQIVFYQGKLDTLKKLTSLINEGRVSRRQLMTAELLLAEVQRLAEKGKYQEAERKLKVIPIYTTSATEAITPVLNRYADKEQIAKWRTWVNETIALSKEKGILSIFVSKIDRKMVVYRNGVPYKTYSVGLGKNGFHDKLYAGDLATPEGKYRVVKKQWRSKYYKALLINYPNEEDLRQFARAKRKGIIPARVGIGSLIEIHGGGTEGMTYGCIAMDNKHVDELFDLVDVGTPVTIVGAIDFDNIISSTIKDL
- a CDS encoding AsmA family protein yields the protein MKKILTIIIAVTAVIIISFVVFIKTYVTPEKVKAFLVPYAEQALNRKVSIGQINISLFKGIDVKDLAIKETDGKTDFVKCKDFILKFQLLPLLSKKVIVDELKLLSPEIRIIRDVKGSFNFEGIGEKEKPHAVKEEKQAAEAKGLPISLLAKNISIKDAGFAFVDSTKALPDIKGSFAIDSNINSADGTQLSSTGNIDLKLDEIIFGTPSRKPIRSLNAALKYAADVNLASGDIRIDKADLKIQEVPVSITGDIKNLRKEPDINIAVSMSGTKSADLQKLLASVVDMNGLVLSGNYSADLKITGMPKKFDTLKSNGEIKISSAKYRDLTMNDFHTKYLLKDSKLEIAKMSAVAGKGKLNVNSAIDLSKPGYTYNLSANIDSLHADEVVNSFSPKAKGTVFGLLSLNLKLNGSGTASETIKKNLIADGDFNIKDGKITGAQITRRLSQFLNIKELETINLKQANGRVTVRNSVAHLESVFSSDDIAMDPSGNIGLNETLDLAVDLKLSPRLTQKAMGSGVAKYIKDDKGWGNIPLKITGTFSNPIYTVDIAKAGGRVIEKEIDKALDKLFKKDKGNGGSTEQEGKPVGDLLKGLFK
- a CDS encoding PilZ domain-containing protein; the encoded protein is MKNEKVFKMGARGFDRINVLIDVKINCHNRSYDGTVTNLSENGMLIRTHQITSLRNSHVEVSIPLREEMLHLSGRLVRQEDISGYYNGIGVEIINPPQKYLDFIDSLIAVL